A DNA window from Synergistales bacterium contains the following coding sequences:
- the rplM gene encoding 50S ribosomal protein L13 — translation MTTNRTYMAKPDQVQRKWYIVDAADKPLGRIAAQISKRLTGKDKPIYTPHIDTGDFVIVINAEKVALTGKKRQQSLVYRYSGYQGGLRSRTFGEMLDKHPERLIEKVVWGMIPKTRLGRQMFKKLKVYAGPHHPHTAQQPETWDI, via the coding sequence ATGACGACGAACCGTACCTATATGGCAAAACCGGATCAGGTACAACGTAAATGGTATATTGTCGATGCCGCCGATAAGCCACTCGGGCGCATCGCGGCGCAGATTTCAAAACGGCTGACCGGGAAGGACAAACCCATCTATACCCCGCATATCGATACCGGTGATTTTGTTATTGTCATCAATGCGGAGAAGGTCGCCCTTACAGGAAAGAAGCGGCAGCAAAGCCTGGTGTACCGCTACTCCGGATACCAGGGCGGGCTCCGGAGCAGAACCTTTGGAGAGATGCTGGACAAACATCCGGAGCGGCTGATAGAGAAGGTCGTGTGGGGGATGATTCCCAAAACGCGACTGGGGCGCCAGATGTTTAAGAAGCTCAAGGTCTATGCGGGACCACATCATCCCCACACGGCCCAGCAGCCTGAGACGTGGGATATTTAG